One Bacteroidota bacterium genomic window carries:
- a CDS encoding penicillin-insensitive murein endopeptidase, giving the protein MKILLLPFPLLFSLVVFGQNPLPANVLAYQQAHPDPEASSKAVGTVSKGSLQSGRLFPYQGTNFSYFDTLSYVSGRAWVHERVRDATLAAYAALDTLVPGRVLGMMECSNEKGGKIWPHRTHQNGLSIDFMMPMRQNGQAFYGLDTIGLEHYLLEFDANARYLGDTSIHADLDLVAQHLLLLQQTAKAHQLKITKVILKLEFKDELFATPHGKLLKNSGIYLASELTSLINGLHDNHYHVDFGLL; this is encoded by the coding sequence ATGAAAATTCTCTTGCTTCCATTTCCTTTGCTCTTTTCGCTCGTCGTTTTCGGTCAAAATCCCCTTCCAGCGAATGTCTTGGCCTATCAGCAAGCCCATCCGGATCCTGAGGCATCGAGCAAGGCCGTCGGAACCGTGTCGAAGGGCAGCCTGCAAAGTGGGCGGCTCTTTCCTTACCAAGGTACCAACTTCAGCTACTTTGACACGCTGAGCTATGTCAGCGGTCGCGCATGGGTGCACGAACGCGTACGGGACGCGACGCTCGCAGCCTACGCCGCGCTCGATACACTGGTTCCGGGCCGCGTTTTGGGAATGATGGAATGCTCCAATGAAAAAGGCGGCAAAATCTGGCCCCACCGCACCCACCAAAATGGCCTCAGCATCGATTTTATGATGCCCATGCGCCAAAATGGGCAAGCCTTCTACGGCCTCGACACCATCGGATTGGAGCATTACCTCCTCGAATTTGATGCCAATGCCCGCTATCTGGGCGATACGAGCATTCATGCCGACCTCGACCTTGTGGCACAACACCTGCTGCTGCTCCAACAAACCGCCAAGGCGCATCAACTCAAAATCACCAAAGTCATCCTCAAACTGGAATTCAAGGACGAACTTTTCGCCACCCCGCATGGCAAGCTCCTGAAAAACAGCGGCATCTACCTCGCCTCGGAACTCACGAGCCTGATCAACGGGCTGCACGACAACCATTATCATGTGGATTTTGGGTTGTTGTGA
- a CDS encoding transketolase, giving the protein MGKVASQESTKGAIPFSKDVILNDFRIAHQSRQASYLGRKEVLTGKAKFGIFGDGKEIAQVALAHSFANGDFRSGYYRDQTMAFALGYSNVKEFFAQLYSDTDLEKEPASGGRQMNGHFATRSLNHDGTWKNLTEMANCSADVSPTGSQMPRLVGLAYASVLYRQVADLQQFTNFSHNGNEVAWGTIGNASAAEGMFWEAINAMGVLNAPVVMSIWDDGYGISVPNKFQHTKDNVGELLRGFQRREGFEGGYEIFTVRAWDYVALVDTYQEAARLAREEHVPVIVHVIDVTQPQGHSTSGSHERYKSKERLQWEDDFDGIKKMREWMIANGISTAEEMDAIEAEDKKLVRNWQKDAWSDFCAPIKRHIEYLVGLFDSIAAYSKHATRVLEIKNGLTSAIDPLYRDLMIAAQKVILATRDEAGPERQKLLEWKRELNALQYEAFSSHLHSETREAVRHVPAVAPTFSESSPTLSGYEVINRFFDIALGRDPRIFVFGEDVGGIGGVNQTLMGMQAKYGTLRVNDTGIRECTIIGQAIGMAMRGLRPIAEIQYLDYILYALQILSDDLATLSWRTKGGQKAPVIITTRGHRLEGVWHSGSPMAGVVHLVRGIHVCVPRNFVQAAGMYNTLLQSDEPGIIVEVLNGYRQKELMPDNIGEYTIQLGYPEVLRKGSDITVVTYGPLCRLTMEAAEMLSACGIEMELIDVQTLLPFDLEHRIVESLKKTNRILFLDEDVPGGITSYMMQEVLEKQGGYYWLDSEPRTLAAQPHRPAYGSDGDYWSKPNVEDIFECVYDMMHEADPARFPIFYR; this is encoded by the coding sequence ATGGGAAAAGTAGCCAGTCAGGAGAGCACAAAGGGAGCAATTCCATTTTCCAAGGATGTGATCCTGAACGACTTTCGGATAGCGCATCAGAGCCGCCAAGCGAGCTATCTCGGCCGCAAGGAAGTGCTCACGGGCAAGGCCAAGTTCGGCATTTTTGGCGATGGCAAGGAAATCGCACAGGTTGCCTTGGCCCATTCCTTTGCCAATGGCGACTTCCGATCCGGCTACTACCGCGACCAAACCATGGCATTTGCCCTCGGCTACAGCAATGTCAAGGAATTTTTTGCGCAACTCTATTCCGATACGGACCTCGAAAAGGAACCCGCCTCGGGTGGACGTCAAATGAATGGCCACTTTGCTACGCGTAGCCTCAACCACGACGGCACTTGGAAAAATCTCACCGAGATGGCCAATTGCAGCGCCGACGTCTCCCCTACCGGTTCACAAATGCCGCGTTTGGTGGGCTTGGCCTATGCTTCCGTGCTTTATCGCCAAGTCGCTGATCTTCAGCAATTCACCAACTTCAGCCACAACGGCAACGAAGTTGCTTGGGGCACGATCGGCAACGCAAGCGCGGCCGAAGGCATGTTTTGGGAAGCCATCAACGCCATGGGCGTGCTCAATGCTCCGGTCGTCATGTCCATCTGGGACGACGGTTACGGCATCTCCGTTCCCAACAAATTCCAGCATACCAAAGACAATGTCGGCGAATTGTTGCGTGGCTTTCAGCGGCGCGAAGGATTTGAAGGCGGCTACGAAATCTTTACCGTCCGTGCTTGGGACTATGTCGCCCTGGTCGACACCTATCAGGAAGCAGCGCGCCTCGCCCGCGAGGAGCATGTGCCGGTGATCGTGCACGTGATCGACGTGACGCAACCCCAAGGCCATTCGACCTCAGGCAGCCACGAACGCTACAAAAGCAAGGAGCGCCTCCAATGGGAGGATGATTTCGACGGCATCAAAAAAATGCGCGAATGGATGATTGCCAACGGCATCTCCACCGCTGAGGAAATGGACGCCATCGAAGCTGAAGACAAAAAACTGGTCCGCAATTGGCAAAAGGATGCTTGGAGCGACTTCTGCGCCCCGATCAAGCGCCATATTGAATACTTGGTTGGCCTGTTTGACAGCATCGCTGCTTACTCGAAGCATGCAACACGTGTTTTGGAGATCAAAAACGGGTTGACTTCGGCGATTGATCCGCTGTACCGCGACCTGATGATTGCCGCGCAAAAGGTGATTCTCGCAACCCGCGACGAAGCCGGTCCCGAACGTCAAAAGCTGCTGGAATGGAAACGCGAGCTGAATGCCCTTCAATATGAAGCATTTAGCAGCCACTTGCACAGCGAAACCCGCGAGGCCGTGCGGCACGTACCCGCCGTCGCGCCAACGTTTAGTGAAAGTTCGCCGACCTTAAGCGGCTACGAAGTCATCAACCGCTTTTTTGACATCGCCTTGGGACGTGATCCCCGGATTTTTGTCTTTGGGGAGGATGTCGGCGGCATCGGCGGGGTGAACCAAACCTTGATGGGAATGCAGGCCAAATACGGAACCTTGCGCGTCAACGATACGGGCATTCGCGAATGCACCATCATCGGTCAAGCGATCGGCATGGCGATGCGCGGATTGCGGCCCATTGCGGAAATCCAATATTTGGACTATATCCTGTATGCCCTGCAAATCCTGAGCGATGACCTCGCGACGTTGAGCTGGCGCACCAAAGGCGGCCAAAAGGCGCCGGTGATCATCACCACACGCGGGCATCGCCTCGAAGGCGTTTGGCATTCCGGTTCGCCCATGGCGGGCGTCGTGCACTTGGTACGTGGCATCCATGTCTGCGTACCGCGCAACTTTGTGCAGGCTGCCGGCATGTACAATACCTTGTTGCAGAGCGACGAACCCGGCATCATTGTAGAAGTGCTGAACGGCTACCGTCAAAAGGAGCTGATGCCGGACAACATCGGCGAATACACGATTCAATTGGGTTATCCCGAAGTGCTGCGCAAAGGCAGCGACATTACGGTGGTGACCTACGGTCCGCTTTGTCGCCTGACGATGGAAGCTGCAGAAATGCTTTCCGCTTGTGGCATCGAGATGGAATTGATCGATGTGCAGACTTTGTTGCCATTTGACTTGGAGCACAGGATCGTCGAGAGCTTGAAGAAGACGAACCGCATTTTGTTCCTGGACGAGGACGTTCCGGGTGGCATCACGAGCTATATGATGCAAGAAGTGCTGGAAAAGCAAGGCGGCTATTATTGGCTCGACAGCGAGCCGCGCACTTTGGCTGCGCAGCCCCACCGTCCAGCCTACGGCTCCGATGGCGACTACTGGAGCAAACCCAATGTCGAGGATATCTTCGAATGCGTCTATGACATGATGCACGAGGCTGATCCAGCGCGGTTCCCGATTTTCTACCGGTAG
- a CDS encoding T9SS type A sorting domain-containing protein: protein MRSSVHFYLSGLLLFAFQGFLVSEAVAQPFLDACFTSPTVGTSFAGTANVSNNNADLLRWTGAAWTGGWGGANITLAPPGAIVNTRAIWSGDGTVWTTGGEGFGLRLTSPIVTGTTYTFAFQRVSHGTGQNGNFRPTLYTNTGGSFGTSYGQIPGVGTAWTNSTISFTATAGSSGHTFVYFHNNVGSGMFLACTAVILPMAFSDLQAFPHGDRIHLQWHIQDETNYQWHAVERSQNGQHFEEVGRVASVGAGEEGHLYQFNDPVRGLPLGDQIYYRIRSIDQEGLEALSPVVEATVVSEAALHLTVKPNPVQQGNLGEAMFYSDAEGRAVYQILDMAGRVLDESEWIVQGGLNALPLPSEKLVSGMYLLRLQIGAKSAICKWIVE from the coding sequence ATGCGGTCTTCAGTTCATTTCTATCTTTCTGGTCTTCTGTTGTTTGCGTTTCAAGGCTTCCTCGTATCGGAAGCGGTTGCGCAGCCATTTCTGGATGCATGCTTCACCTCTCCGACGGTTGGGACTTCGTTCGCGGGAACCGCCAATGTCAGTAACAACAATGCGGACCTCTTGCGTTGGACCGGGGCGGCATGGACGGGTGGATGGGGAGGTGCCAACATCACGCTAGCTCCTCCGGGCGCAATTGTGAACACGCGCGCGATCTGGAGCGGAGACGGCACCGTCTGGACGACCGGCGGCGAAGGATTTGGCCTGCGTTTGACTTCGCCGATTGTTACAGGAACCACTTATACCTTTGCATTTCAGCGAGTTTCGCATGGTACCGGGCAGAATGGAAACTTCAGGCCTACACTCTATACCAATACGGGCGGCTCTTTTGGGACTTCCTATGGCCAAATTCCCGGCGTCGGCACTGCATGGACCAATTCGACGATCAGTTTTACAGCCACTGCCGGCAGCTCGGGGCATACCTTTGTCTATTTTCACAATAACGTCGGCTCCGGGATGTTCTTGGCCTGCACTGCTGTGATTTTGCCGATGGCATTTTCCGACTTGCAGGCATTCCCCCATGGAGACCGCATTCACCTGCAATGGCACATTCAGGATGAAACCAATTACCAATGGCATGCCGTCGAACGGTCACAGAATGGACAACATTTTGAGGAGGTGGGTCGTGTCGCCTCGGTAGGCGCAGGTGAAGAAGGACATTTGTATCAATTCAACGATCCTGTGCGCGGATTACCCTTGGGGGATCAGATCTATTACCGCATTCGCTCAATCGACCAAGAGGGACTTGAAGCTTTAAGCCCTGTGGTTGAGGCGACTGTGGTTTCCGAAGCAGCTTTGCACCTGACTGTCAAACCCAATCCGGTGCAGCAGGGCAATCTTGGGGAGGCGATGTTCTATTCCGACGCGGAAGGACGTGCGGTTTATCAAATCTTGGACATGGCGGGCAGGGTGCTCGATGAATCCGAATGGATTGTCCAAGGTGGTCTGAATGCATTGCCGTTGCCCAGTGAAAAGCTTGTTTCGGGTATGTACCTGCTCCGCCTTCAAATTGGTGCGAAGTCCGCCATTTGCAAGTGGATTGTCGAATAA
- a CDS encoding RNA polymerase sigma factor: MTDSELIVGCLDGSRRHQKALYDRYSPYMMGVCMRYASSQAEAEDLLQDGFVTVFRKLGSFEGRGELGAWMRRIFLNTALMNFRKQKHIQQQMELDAVKQVADAGEDPFSAVSAAELMGMMQLLPAGSRMVFNLYAVEGFEHHEIAEQLGISVGTSKSQYSRARSLLKERLEKEERRVRGTTF; the protein is encoded by the coding sequence ATGACGGATAGCGAATTGATAGTCGGCTGCTTGGATGGCTCCCGGAGGCACCAAAAAGCACTTTACGACCGGTATTCACCCTATATGATGGGTGTATGCATGCGCTATGCGTCGAGTCAGGCGGAAGCCGAAGATTTGCTGCAGGATGGTTTTGTGACCGTTTTTCGCAAGTTGGGAAGCTTTGAAGGTCGTGGCGAATTGGGCGCTTGGATGCGTCGGATTTTCCTGAACACCGCCCTGATGAACTTCCGCAAGCAGAAGCATATCCAACAACAAATGGAGTTGGATGCGGTCAAGCAGGTCGCGGATGCCGGTGAAGATCCGTTTTCGGCAGTTTCAGCGGCCGAATTGATGGGTATGATGCAGCTTTTGCCTGCAGGTTCCCGGATGGTGTTTAACCTCTACGCCGTGGAAGGCTTTGAGCATCATGAGATTGCCGAACAGCTCGGCATCTCGGTCGGGACAAGCAAATCGCAGTACAGCCGGGCAAGATCATTGCTCAAGGAACGATTGGAAAAGGAAGAAAGGAGGGTTCGTGGAACTACATTCTGA
- a CDS encoding TerC family protein, whose amino-acid sequence MEDTLLTKTLSQAAASVGHHEKLMSHPMVIVIFGVIVLLMLALDLGVFNKKSHIVSTKEAGIWTMVWISLSMAFSAFLYWSADAQTFTEFQTAYWIEKALSVDNLFVFILVFGYFNVARENHHRVLFWGIIGALVLRAIFIFSGVGLINLTYIPDFWIFSNQGHNPGDIVDGHEWHQHRLNILMTLFGAFLIFAGIKSAFAKDDDEEKDFSKSPGARLVHRFFKVSKEFNGDRFFTIENGIKLATPLLVVVAVIEFTDLLFAVDSIPAIFAVSNDPVVLYMSNIFAILGLRSMYFLLSNFMHMFSKLKYGLAVILSFIGLKMVVAPLFHMESWVSLLIVGSVLILSVVASLLFPEKPDDEEGGEKEAA is encoded by the coding sequence ATGGAAGATACACTGTTAACCAAGACACTCTCGCAAGCTGCTGCGAGCGTCGGTCATCATGAAAAATTGATGTCCCATCCGATGGTCATTGTCATATTTGGGGTGATCGTACTCCTGATGTTGGCGCTTGACCTCGGCGTTTTTAACAAAAAAAGCCACATTGTCTCCACCAAGGAGGCCGGTATTTGGACCATGGTTTGGATCAGCCTTTCCATGGCTTTCAGCGCCTTCCTTTATTGGAGTGCTGATGCACAGACCTTTACCGAGTTCCAGACCGCTTACTGGATCGAAAAGGCGCTCTCGGTCGACAATCTCTTCGTCTTTATCCTCGTCTTCGGTTATTTCAACGTCGCCCGTGAAAACCACCACCGCGTGCTGTTTTGGGGGATTATCGGAGCCTTGGTCTTGCGAGCGATCTTCATTTTCTCCGGCGTCGGGCTCATCAACCTGACCTATATTCCGGATTTCTGGATCTTCAGCAACCAAGGACATAACCCCGGAGACATCGTCGACGGCCATGAGTGGCATCAGCATAGGCTCAACATCTTGATGACCTTGTTTGGCGCCTTCTTGATCTTTGCAGGTATCAAAAGTGCCTTTGCAAAGGACGACGACGAGGAAAAAGACTTCAGCAAAAGCCCTGGCGCACGATTGGTGCACCGCTTCTTCAAAGTCAGCAAGGAGTTCAACGGCGACCGTTTCTTCACGATCGAGAACGGAATCAAACTTGCGACACCCTTGTTGGTCGTGGTAGCCGTCATCGAATTCACCGACTTGCTATTTGCTGTGGACTCGATCCCGGCGATTTTCGCTGTGTCCAATGACCCTGTGGTGTTGTACATGTCCAACATCTTCGCGATCCTCGGTTTGCGCTCGATGTACTTCCTGTTGAGCAACTTCATGCACATGTTCAGCAAGCTGAAATATGGCTTGGCCGTGATTTTGAGCTTTATCGGTCTCAAAATGGTGGTCGCTCCGCTTTTCCACATGGAAAGCTGGGTCTCCTTGCTCATCGTCGGCAGCGTCTTGATTCTGTCGGTGGTCGCCTCCTTGCTTTTCCCTGAAAAGCCAGACGACGAAGAAGGCGGCGAAAAAGAAGCAGCCTAA
- a CDS encoding DUF1295 domain-containing protein: MGSIEIYGWGFLGIWVMVTLLWLLSIPLRNVSIVDIFWGMGFVLTNGWYYWAGEGNPERKLLLLILVSIWGLRLSIYLAWRNLGKGEDFRYQQFRKDYGADRYWWLSYFQVFLLQGLLMGLIAVPLAFGQGESRFGLNAWDYVGAAFWLIGFVFEAGGDWQLARFKADPANKGKVMDRGFWRYTRHPNYFGDAAVWWGFGLIAIGAGGYWGVLGSILMTGLIVKVSGVALLEKSLKTQKPQYAEYIRKTSAFFPWFPKK, from the coding sequence ATGGGCAGCATTGAAATCTACGGATGGGGATTCCTCGGAATCTGGGTCATGGTCACCCTGCTTTGGCTCCTGAGCATCCCCCTGCGCAACGTGAGCATCGTCGACATTTTCTGGGGAATGGGTTTTGTCCTCACGAATGGCTGGTATTACTGGGCAGGGGAGGGGAACCCCGAACGGAAGCTCCTGCTGCTGATCCTGGTAAGTATTTGGGGCCTTCGGCTTTCCATTTACCTTGCGTGGCGCAACCTGGGCAAGGGCGAAGACTTCCGTTATCAGCAATTCCGGAAAGACTACGGGGCGGATCGCTATTGGTGGCTGAGCTATTTTCAGGTTTTTCTGCTGCAAGGTCTGTTGATGGGCCTGATTGCGGTTCCGCTGGCATTTGGGCAGGGCGAATCACGGTTTGGATTGAATGCCTGGGACTACGTCGGCGCTGCTTTCTGGCTGATCGGATTTGTCTTCGAAGCCGGAGGTGACTGGCAATTGGCACGTTTTAAGGCGGATCCTGCCAACAAGGGTAAGGTCATGGACCGCGGATTCTGGCGCTACACCCGCCACCCCAACTACTTCGGGGATGCCGCGGTATGGTGGGGCTTTGGACTGATTGCCATCGGTGCCGGCGGCTATTGGGGCGTTTTGGGTTCGATCCTGATGACCGGACTGATTGTCAAGGTCTCCGGCGTCGCACTCCTTGAAAAGAGCCTCAAAACCCAAAAGCCGCAGTATGCGGAATACATTCGCAAGACAAGTGCCTTCTTCCCTTGGTTTCCGAAGAAATGA